The proteins below come from a single Desulfomicrobium apsheronum genomic window:
- a CDS encoding N-acetyltransferase has protein sequence MEKYILRKATITDVKAIHRLLMDCATKRLLLPRSFGELYSHLRDFIVAEDAQSGTVVGCCALTITWEALAEVRSLVVAESAQGQGLGRRLVEFCVSEAVTFGVYKVFALTYQVPFFQKLGFSEVSKDILPQKVWADCLKCPQFPECDEVAMMIDL, from the coding sequence ATGGAAAAATATATACTCAGAAAGGCGACAATCACCGATGTCAAAGCCATCCACCGGCTGCTCATGGATTGCGCCACCAAACGGTTGCTTCTGCCCCGGTCCTTCGGTGAACTCTATTCCCACCTGAGGGATTTCATCGTGGCCGAGGATGCGCAGTCCGGAACCGTGGTCGGCTGCTGCGCCTTGACCATCACCTGGGAAGCCCTGGCCGAAGTCCGATCACTGGTGGTTGCCGAGAGCGCCCAGGGTCAGGGCCTGGGGCGCAGACTGGTGGAGTTTTGCGTCAGCGAAGCTGTGACCTTTGGTGTTTACAAGGTATTCGCCTTGACCTATCAGGTCCCCTTTTTTCAGAAACTGGGTTTTTCGGAAGTGAGCAAGGACATCCTGCCGCAAAAGGTGTGGGCCGATTGTCTCAAATGCCCCCAGTTTCCCGAATGTGACGAAGTGGCCATGATGATTGATTTGTAA
- a CDS encoding homocysteine S-methyltransferase family protein, with protein MRDFRQALKGGNVLIFDGGMGSLLQRRGLQAGQSPEEFGMARPDVVAAIHAEYARSGAHVVTTNTFGATRYKLPHGLDVFEVNETMTRAARQAVGDAVFVAGSVGPTGKMIEPLGDISFRGLVDVFKEQIRGLAAGGADLILGETHFDLAEARAVVVAAREVCDLPVGISMTFEGGVSLTGTTPEIFAQTMENMGVDLIASNCSAGPEQLIEVARAMLRVSRTPVLIEPNAGLPELVDGATVFRLPPDPFAATVSTLVEVGVSCLGGCCGTTPEHIQALNALCTGKSVSRPEIFNPPCLIVTSRSRAVEFGFDRPCRIIGERINPTGKAELTAELQRLETRRLMVYAEEQAERGADLLDVNVGAPMVEEARMLPLAVRTLTSAHSIPLCLDSSDISAIRAGLEAYPGSALVNSISGEEERMDILGPLCRDYGAPFILLPLKGRKLPVTAAERLAIIEELLIKAESLRIPRRLILVDALALTVSSKPEAAKACLDVIRHCRERWGLGSTMGLSNISFGLPARDLINSTFLAMAMGVGMTSFIANPNAVRLRENLAAAEVLLGRDSQAAGFIASYAGWNPGNPVAQAASGPADEEGSPVALAVIKGQKDRIVEMLRDRIADGEDPFVLVDGEMIPAIAKVGEKYEKKEYFLPQLLLCAETMQIGFESIKHLLVREGQEVKATIVMATVEGDIHDIGKNIVCLMLRNFGYNVVDLGKDVAAVDIVAAAVAHKASVIGLSALMTTTMVRMEDTVRLVREQGLPCRVMVGGAVVSQSYADLIGADGYADDAVAAVRVATRLCAEVRSA; from the coding sequence ATGCGCGATTTTCGCCAGGCACTCAAGGGCGGAAACGTTCTTATTTTTGACGGGGGCATGGGTAGCCTGCTCCAGCGTCGCGGCCTTCAGGCCGGACAGTCCCCCGAGGAATTCGGTATGGCGCGGCCGGATGTTGTCGCGGCGATCCATGCCGAATACGCCCGTTCCGGGGCGCATGTGGTCACCACCAACACGTTTGGCGCGACCCGTTACAAGCTTCCACACGGCCTGGACGTGTTCGAGGTCAATGAGACCATGACCCGCGCCGCGCGTCAAGCCGTGGGTGACGCGGTTTTCGTGGCTGGCAGCGTCGGGCCCACGGGCAAGATGATCGAGCCTTTGGGTGACATCTCTTTTCGCGGACTGGTGGACGTCTTCAAGGAGCAAATTCGCGGCCTGGCGGCAGGCGGCGCGGACCTGATCCTGGGCGAGACCCATTTCGATCTGGCCGAGGCCAGGGCGGTGGTAGTGGCCGCGCGCGAAGTCTGTGATCTGCCCGTGGGCATCAGCATGACCTTCGAGGGCGGAGTCAGCCTGACCGGAACCACTCCGGAAATCTTTGCCCAGACCATGGAAAACATGGGCGTGGACCTCATCGCCTCCAATTGCAGCGCCGGCCCCGAGCAACTGATCGAGGTCGCGAGAGCCATGCTGCGCGTAAGCCGAACTCCGGTGCTCATCGAGCCCAACGCGGGGCTGCCCGAACTGGTGGACGGGGCCACGGTTTTTCGCCTGCCCCCGGACCCTTTTGCGGCCACGGTCTCGACCCTGGTGGAAGTGGGCGTCTCCTGCCTCGGAGGGTGTTGCGGCACCACGCCGGAGCACATCCAGGCCCTGAATGCGCTTTGCACCGGCAAGAGCGTGTCGCGGCCCGAGATTTTCAATCCTCCCTGCCTGATCGTCACCTCCCGTTCCCGGGCGGTGGAGTTCGGATTTGATCGTCCCTGCCGCATCATCGGCGAGCGGATCAACCCCACGGGCAAAGCCGAACTCACGGCCGAGCTGCAACGCCTTGAGACCCGTCGCCTCATGGTCTACGCCGAGGAACAGGCCGAGCGCGGAGCCGATCTTCTGGACGTCAACGTGGGCGCGCCCATGGTTGAAGAAGCGCGCATGCTGCCTTTGGCCGTGCGCACCCTGACCAGCGCACACTCCATCCCCCTGTGCCTGGACTCCAGCGACATCTCGGCGATCCGGGCGGGCCTTGAGGCCTATCCGGGCTCGGCGCTGGTCAATTCCATCAGCGGCGAGGAAGAGCGGATGGATATCCTTGGCCCGCTGTGCCGAGACTACGGCGCGCCGTTCATCCTGCTGCCGCTCAAAGGCCGCAAGCTGCCCGTCACGGCGGCCGAGCGCCTGGCCATCATCGAGGAGCTTTTGATCAAGGCCGAGAGCCTGCGTATCCCGAGGCGCCTCATCCTGGTCGACGCCCTGGCCCTGACCGTGTCCTCCAAGCCCGAGGCGGCCAAGGCCTGCCTTGATGTCATCCGGCATTGCCGTGAGCGCTGGGGCCTGGGTTCGACCATGGGACTGTCCAACATCTCTTTTGGTCTGCCTGCGCGGGATCTGATCAATTCGACCTTCCTGGCCATGGCCATGGGCGTTGGCATGACCTCATTTATCGCCAATCCCAACGCGGTGCGCCTGCGCGAGAATCTGGCGGCGGCGGAGGTGCTCCTTGGCCGGGACAGCCAGGCGGCAGGTTTCATCGCCTCCTATGCCGGATGGAATCCTGGAAATCCGGTGGCCCAGGCCGCTTCCGGACCGGCCGACGAGGAAGGCAGCCCTGTCGCGCTGGCGGTGATCAAGGGCCAGAAGGATCGCATCGTCGAGATGCTGCGCGATCGCATCGCGGACGGTGAGGATCCTTTTGTCCTGGTTGACGGAGAGATGATTCCGGCCATTGCCAAGGTGGGGGAAAAGTACGAGAAGAAAGAGTATTTTCTGCCGCAACTCCTGCTCTGCGCCGAAACCATGCAGATCGGCTTCGAGTCCATCAAGCACCTGCTCGTGCGCGAGGGACAGGAGGTCAAGGCCACCATTGTCATGGCCACGGTGGAGGGCGACATTCACGACATCGGCAAGAATATCGTTTGCCTGATGCTCAGGAATTTCGGCTACAATGTCGTCGATCTGGGCAAGGATGTGGCGGCCGTGGACATTGTCGCGGCGGCAGTGGCCCACAAGGCCTCGGTCATCGGCCTGTCCGCGCTCATGACCACGACCATGGTCCGCATGGAGGACACCGTGCGCCTGGTCCGCGAGCAGGGCCTTCCCTGCCGGGTCATGGTCGGTGGCGCGGTGGTCAGCCAGTCCTATGCCGATCTGATCGGTGCCGACGGCTATGCCGACGACGCGGTGGCGGCGGTGCGCGTGGCCACCCGGCTGTGCGCCGAGGTCCGGTCGGCCTGA
- a CDS encoding sigma-70 family RNA polymerase sigma factor translates to MPKNHLQSRTIMNPNKRLEDNAPDEELETPLSEDTEEFDADDIDDSDKVDTVDIDEIAPLVLATVPKREVATLDPLHIYLQEIKKFKPLEQDEEFDLARRYRDEQEEQAAFILITSNLRLVVKIAMDFQRRWMKNVLDLIQEGNVGLMKAVQKFDPDKGIKFSYYASFWIKAYILKFIMDNWRMVKIGTTQAQRKLFYNLGKERQRLQAQGFDPTTSTLSKNLQVSEADIVEMGQRLGQHDVSLDMKIGDDSSFTPMDFIPALEAGIEEQMAADEISVLIHDNIDAIRDGLNEKELDILEQRLLADSPITLREIGDKYGITRERVRQIEARLLQKIKAQMSSTIQDFSAEWIEHEE, encoded by the coding sequence ATGCCCAAGAACCACCTCCAGTCACGCACCATCATGAATCCCAATAAACGACTCGAAGACAATGCTCCGGATGAAGAGCTCGAAACACCCTTGTCAGAAGACACCGAAGAATTCGATGCCGACGATATCGACGATTCCGACAAGGTCGACACTGTCGATATCGATGAAATCGCCCCGCTGGTCCTGGCCACCGTACCCAAACGGGAAGTCGCGACCCTGGACCCGCTGCACATCTACCTTCAGGAAATAAAGAAATTCAAACCGCTGGAACAGGATGAGGAATTCGACCTGGCACGGCGCTACCGGGATGAACAGGAAGAGCAGGCGGCTTTTATCCTCATCACCTCCAATCTGCGGTTGGTGGTCAAAATCGCCATGGACTTCCAGCGGCGATGGATGAAGAATGTGCTCGACCTGATCCAGGAAGGCAACGTGGGCCTCATGAAGGCGGTCCAGAAATTCGACCCGGACAAGGGCATCAAGTTTTCCTATTATGCCTCGTTCTGGATCAAGGCCTACATCCTGAAATTCATCATGGACAACTGGCGCATGGTCAAGATCGGGACCACCCAGGCCCAGCGCAAACTTTTCTACAACCTGGGCAAGGAGCGCCAGCGCCTGCAAGCCCAGGGGTTTGACCCGACCACATCGACCCTCTCCAAGAATCTGCAGGTCTCCGAAGCCGACATCGTGGAGATGGGTCAGCGTCTGGGTCAGCACGACGTGTCCCTGGACATGAAGATCGGAGACGATTCGAGCTTCACACCCATGGACTTCATACCGGCTCTTGAAGCCGGAATCGAAGAACAGATGGCCGCCGACGAGATCAGCGTGCTCATCCATGACAATATTGATGCCATACGAGACGGCCTGAACGAAAAGGAACTCGACATCCTTGAGCAGCGTCTTCTGGCCGATTCACCCATCACCCTGCGTGAAATCGGCGACAAGTACGGGATCACCCGCGAGCGGGTACGTCAGATCGAAGCCCGCCTGCTGCAAAAGATAAAGGCCCAGATGTCGAGCACCATCCAAGATTTCTCCGCAGAATGGATTGAACATGAAGAATGA
- the hpt gene encoding hypoxanthine phosphoribosyltransferase, which yields MKFVQLFDRSQIEARAQELGREISSHYGDEPLVCVCVLKGAYAFFTDLMRNLTIHPSMDFVRLSSYADQTSRKSKMVFSKDMEIDIRDKHVLVVEDIVDTGHSMGFLTKVLEARGPKSIKIAAMIDKRERREVDVNVDFVGFPLDKGYIVGYGLDYAEQYRELDGIYDLKFSEA from the coding sequence ATGAAATTTGTACAGCTTTTCGACCGTTCGCAAATTGAAGCACGGGCCCAGGAACTGGGTCGGGAAATATCCAGCCATTATGGTGACGAGCCCTTGGTTTGCGTATGTGTGCTTAAAGGCGCCTACGCATTTTTTACTGATCTGATGCGTAATTTGACCATCCATCCAAGCATGGATTTTGTTCGCCTTTCCAGTTATGCGGATCAGACTTCCCGCAAATCGAAGATGGTTTTCTCCAAGGACATGGAGATCGATATCAGGGACAAGCATGTGCTCGTGGTCGAGGATATCGTCGATACGGGCCACTCCATGGGTTTTCTGACCAAGGTTCTCGAGGCGCGTGGTCCCAAATCCATCAAGATCGCGGCCATGATCGACAAGAGAGAGCGCCGCGAGGTTGATGTGAATGTGGATTTTGTGGGTTTCCCACTGGATAAGGGATACATCGTCGGCTATGGACTTGACTACGCCGAGCAATACAGAGAACTTGACGGAATATACGATCTCAAATTCTCGGAAGCATAG
- a CDS encoding DUF3426 domain-containing protein has protein sequence MLVQCPECTTKYNLDESKIGHDGSKVRCTRCQNVFTVFRPISEDVVTPEVPEPASAAGAFEDDSFDDDLASAFENKKGASPAAKDSFEEEFAAMFEDVKPATAPKKTAGADAFEDDLAAMLDEKKPRPAPKSVANESFEDDLTAMLEEKSTKAESKSSVDQEMLADLQGAFQQPLSDQLDHDLRSADSSAGKSRKSGSAGLIIGLVVLLLACGLGGIYFFQPALLGLAPSVPDAPATQETVAREGAAQIALENVRQYFVPNEKEGQLFIIEGKAVNRFPEARELIRIKASLFDRQGGEVASQEFMCGNVVSLYQLQVSTRADIETALTAKVGILTNNTNIQPGASVPFMAVFFQTPESVEEFGLEVIQSSVPQQ, from the coding sequence ATGCTCGTTCAATGCCCTGAGTGCACCACCAAATACAATCTGGATGAAAGCAAGATCGGACACGACGGCAGCAAGGTCCGTTGTACGCGTTGCCAGAATGTGTTCACCGTGTTCCGTCCCATCTCCGAGGATGTCGTGACGCCGGAGGTTCCCGAACCAGCTTCCGCGGCCGGCGCATTCGAGGATGATTCTTTTGATGACGATCTGGCGTCGGCTTTCGAGAATAAAAAAGGTGCTTCCCCTGCCGCGAAGGATTCCTTCGAGGAAGAGTTCGCGGCCATGTTCGAGGATGTGAAGCCCGCGACCGCCCCCAAGAAGACCGCCGGTGCCGACGCCTTTGAAGACGATCTGGCAGCCATGCTGGATGAGAAAAAGCCTCGGCCCGCGCCGAAATCCGTCGCAAACGAGTCCTTTGAAGACGACCTGACGGCCATGCTGGAAGAAAAAAGCACCAAGGCCGAATCAAAGTCCTCGGTGGATCAGGAAATGCTCGCCGATCTTCAGGGCGCCTTTCAGCAGCCTTTGAGCGATCAGCTGGATCACGATTTGCGATCCGCCGACAGTTCTGCCGGCAAGTCCCGAAAATCCGGGAGCGCGGGCCTGATCATCGGCCTTGTCGTCCTGCTTCTGGCCTGCGGCCTGGGCGGAATCTATTTTTTCCAGCCGGCTTTGCTCGGACTTGCGCCCTCGGTTCCGGACGCTCCCGCGACCCAGGAAACCGTCGCGCGTGAAGGTGCGGCCCAGATCGCTTTGGAGAACGTGCGCCAGTACTTTGTCCCCAACGAAAAGGAAGGGCAGCTTTTCATCATTGAAGGCAAGGCCGTGAATCGTTTTCCCGAAGCGCGTGAGCTCATTCGCATCAAGGCCTCCCTCTTCGACAGACAGGGCGGCGAGGTCGCCTCCCAGGAATTCATGTGCGGCAACGTCGTCTCCCTGTACCAGCTTCAGGTTTCGACCCGGGCGGACATTGAGACGGCCCTGACCGCCAAGGTCGGCATTCTGACCAACAACACCAATATTCAGCCCGGAGCGTCCGTGCCGTTCATGGCCGTGTTTTTCCAGACCCCGGAATCTGTCGAGGAATTCGGGCTGGAAGTGATCCAATCCAGCGTCCCGCAACAATAG
- a CDS encoding replication-associated recombination protein A — MSQKRPLAESLRPESLDDFIGQSHFRQRLRTLMQSKDLPSLLLFGPPGCGKSTVALLLARHAGKPFVRVSAPEVGITALRKQIQDKEILILDELHRYSKAQQDFFLPLLETGELTLIATTTENPSFSVTRQLLSRLHVLRLRSLGMAELVDVGKRGMEKLGPRIPEKSLELLATLSGGDARTMLNLVEFAAGLEEKDLEPDQLKTRLPEIVLRGDREGDSHYELASALIKSIRGSDPDAALYYLACLVETGEDPRFICRRLILSAAEDVGLGDPMALPLAVSCEQAVERIGMPEGWIPMAEATVYLALAPKSNSAYAGYLAAMKEVRTNGARPVPLHLRNASTSLQKEWGYGQGYKYPHAYPEAWVEQDYLPPELKGRIFYQAKTSGHEERLSLWTRKLKASRVKPKSKDAKDWTR; from the coding sequence GTGTCCCAAAAACGACCTCTCGCCGAATCCCTGCGCCCGGAGTCCCTCGACGACTTCATCGGCCAAAGCCATTTTCGCCAGCGTTTGCGCACGCTGATGCAGTCCAAGGACCTGCCGAGCCTTCTGCTCTTCGGTCCTCCCGGTTGCGGCAAATCCACGGTGGCCCTGCTTCTGGCCAGGCATGCGGGCAAGCCGTTCGTGCGGGTCAGCGCTCCGGAGGTAGGCATCACCGCCCTGCGCAAGCAGATCCAGGACAAGGAAATCCTCATCCTGGACGAACTGCACCGCTATTCCAAGGCCCAGCAGGATTTCTTCCTGCCGCTCCTTGAGACGGGTGAACTGACGCTCATCGCCACGACCACGGAAAACCCGTCTTTTAGCGTCACGCGCCAGCTTCTTTCACGGCTGCACGTATTGCGCCTGCGCTCGCTCGGCATGGCCGAACTGGTGGATGTGGGCAAACGGGGCATGGAGAAACTGGGCCCACGCATCCCGGAAAAAAGCCTGGAGCTTCTGGCCACCCTCTCGGGCGGGGATGCGCGCACCATGCTCAATCTGGTGGAGTTCGCGGCGGGGCTTGAAGAAAAGGATCTGGAACCCGACCAGCTCAAGACCCGATTGCCGGAGATCGTGCTGCGCGGAGACCGGGAAGGTGATTCGCATTACGAACTGGCGTCGGCGCTGATCAAATCCATCAGGGGCTCGGACCCGGATGCGGCCCTGTATTATCTGGCATGTCTGGTGGAGACGGGCGAGGATCCGCGTTTCATCTGCCGCAGGCTGATTCTCTCGGCGGCCGAGGATGTCGGCCTTGGCGACCCCATGGCCCTGCCCCTGGCCGTATCATGTGAACAGGCGGTGGAACGCATCGGCATGCCCGAGGGCTGGATTCCCATGGCCGAAGCGACCGTGTATTTGGCCCTGGCGCCCAAAAGCAACTCGGCCTACGCAGGGTATCTCGCGGCCATGAAGGAAGTGCGGACCAATGGCGCAAGGCCCGTGCCGCTGCATCTACGCAACGCCTCCACAAGCCTGCAAAAGGAATGGGGCTACGGCCAGGGCTACAAATATCCCCACGCCTACCCAGAGGCATGGGTCGAACAGGATTACCTGCCTCCGGAGCTCAAGGGACGCATCTTCTACCAAGCCAAAACCAGCGGCCACGAGGAACGTCTATCCCTGTGGACCCGCAAGCTCAAGGCCTCGCGAGTCAAGCCCAAATCCAAGGACGCAAAGGACTGGACGAGATAA
- a CDS encoding tetratricopeptide repeat protein: MIRTLVHRLLLPAALAASLGCAHQVAPTPLPVPPTPVPASAEAEAIYSYLAYRELLQEDKKDQAAQALEQAIALAPTPELYLELGNLHWRASKFADALVILNQGLARYPDSEALVSTLAKTYAAQGRFDDAVLVLDDYREKHPEQIDLTHEAALYRLEQGEFGEAVDRLNAIAKKDTTATTKFLLGKGFFGLELYDKAITAYQQAVAADPEYYNAWIELGLTYEVQKNYIDAERVFAKLVDLGIGNQQILFRLIELNLKLNNPDQALVYVQQGADDQSLVLEAANLLLNQDFFDHAAELLDPMAQENPIPSDALFFLAVLEYEGRDNADKAMAYLEAIPTSHRHYERSLIFRIHLLYQKNDRDTAKELCLSAVTLFPRQPEFRIIMAEMHEFEKEYQQALDVLLQATTLWPENTTILYRLGLIYDRMEHRDQAMIMMEQVISKDPEHADALNFLGYTLAEQGRDLERAQLLIESALKVKPDNGYFVDSLAWVYFKQGKNTLAWQEIKRAVQLVDSDPVIWEHYGDIARAMGLISQAREGYSNSLDLEGENAEKVRAKLNSLGRTR; the protein is encoded by the coding sequence ATGATCAGAACGCTTGTCCACCGGCTCCTTCTCCCCGCCGCCTTAGCGGCTTCCCTGGGGTGCGCCCATCAGGTCGCACCAACGCCTTTGCCCGTGCCGCCCACGCCGGTGCCGGCCTCTGCCGAAGCCGAGGCCATCTATTCCTATCTGGCCTACCGAGAACTGCTCCAGGAAGACAAGAAAGACCAGGCAGCCCAGGCGCTTGAGCAGGCCATCGCGCTCGCCCCCACGCCGGAGCTCTACCTTGAACTGGGTAACCTGCACTGGCGGGCCTCCAAGTTTGCCGATGCCTTGGTTATCCTCAATCAGGGGCTGGCCCGATACCCTGATTCCGAAGCGTTGGTCAGCACCCTGGCCAAGACCTATGCGGCCCAGGGGCGTTTTGACGACGCAGTGCTCGTCCTGGACGACTACCGCGAGAAACACCCCGAGCAAATCGATCTGACCCATGAAGCCGCGCTTTATCGTCTTGAGCAAGGAGAGTTCGGCGAAGCCGTGGACAGGCTGAACGCCATTGCCAAAAAAGACACCACCGCGACAACCAAATTTCTCCTCGGCAAGGGCTTTTTCGGCCTCGAACTCTATGACAAGGCCATCACCGCCTACCAGCAGGCCGTAGCCGCGGATCCCGAGTATTACAATGCGTGGATAGAGCTCGGCCTGACCTACGAGGTCCAGAAAAACTATATCGACGCGGAACGCGTTTTCGCCAAACTCGTGGATTTGGGAATCGGGAACCAGCAGATTCTCTTTCGCCTGATCGAGCTCAACCTGAAGCTCAACAATCCCGATCAGGCTCTCGTCTATGTGCAGCAGGGCGCTGATGACCAGTCGCTGGTCCTGGAAGCGGCCAATCTGCTGCTCAACCAGGATTTTTTCGACCACGCGGCGGAGCTTCTGGACCCCATGGCCCAGGAAAATCCGATTCCCAGCGACGCGCTTTTTTTCCTGGCCGTGCTCGAATACGAAGGCCGCGACAATGCGGACAAGGCCATGGCCTATCTGGAAGCCATACCCACGAGCCATCGGCACTATGAGCGCAGCCTGATATTCCGCATCCATCTTCTCTATCAGAAAAACGACAGGGACACGGCGAAGGAGCTGTGTCTATCGGCCGTGACGCTTTTTCCCAGACAGCCGGAATTTCGCATCATCATGGCGGAAATGCACGAATTCGAAAAAGAATATCAGCAGGCGCTGGACGTGCTGCTTCAGGCCACGACCCTCTGGCCGGAGAACACGACCATCCTCTACCGCCTGGGCCTGATCTACGATCGTATGGAACACCGGGACCAGGCCATGATCATGATGGAGCAGGTCATCTCCAAGGATCCCGAGCACGCGGACGCGCTCAACTTCCTCGGGTACACCCTGGCGGAGCAAGGACGCGATCTGGAACGGGCGCAACTGCTGATCGAAAGCGCCCTCAAGGTCAAACCGGACAACGGCTACTTTGTCGACTCCCTGGCCTGGGTCTACTTCAAGCAGGGCAAGAACACGCTCGCCTGGCAGGAAATAAAGCGTGCCGTTCAGCTTGTGGATTCGGATCCGGTCATCTGGGAACACTACGGGGACATCGCCCGTGCCATGGGCCTCATCTCCCAGGCCCGCGAAGGCTATTCCAACTCGCTGGATCTTGAAGGCGAAAATGCCGAGAAAGTGCGGGCCAAACTCAATTCCCTGGGCCGGACGCGATGA
- a CDS encoding HD domain-containing protein: MKNEILLRIKQESAAVTPDALPSFYTAMSAELASARDTFFSHPMVLRCREDVLPFLNDEFGHGIHHSKKVAIECSALILGEAEALGLEQARRLSLLAMLAGLLHDTCRLEGDHATRGADLALLILRDYPLTDEEKQMIADAVRCHEAFSPPAEFAHHGTQILADALYDADKFRWGPDNFITTLWEICNYQEWTLEQILDKFPAGLEVVASIQNTFRTSAGKIYGPEFIELGLDMGKKIYQIIQAFCRKNDCSGHITA, from the coding sequence ATGAAGAATGAAATTCTCCTTCGCATCAAACAGGAAAGTGCAGCCGTCACCCCTGACGCCCTGCCCAGCTTTTATACGGCCATGAGCGCGGAGCTTGCCTCCGCCCGGGACACCTTCTTTTCGCACCCCATGGTCCTGCGGTGCCGCGAGGATGTACTGCCCTTTCTTAACGACGAATTCGGACACGGCATCCACCACTCCAAAAAAGTCGCCATCGAATGCAGCGCGCTGATCCTTGGCGAGGCAGAGGCGCTGGGGCTGGAGCAGGCGCGGCGACTGAGTCTCCTGGCCATGCTCGCGGGCCTGTTGCATGACACCTGCCGCCTCGAAGGCGATCACGCCACGCGCGGCGCAGACCTTGCGCTGCTGATTCTCCGGGACTATCCCCTCACGGACGAGGAAAAACAGATGATCGCCGACGCGGTGCGCTGCCACGAAGCCTTCTCACCGCCAGCCGAGTTTGCCCACCACGGGACGCAGATCCTGGCCGACGCACTCTACGACGCGGACAAATTTCGCTGGGGGCCCGACAATTTCATCACCACCCTGTGGGAAATATGCAATTATCAGGAGTGGACCCTTGAGCAGATTCTGGATAAATTTCCCGCCGGGCTTGAGGTCGTGGCGTCCATCCAGAACACGTTCCGCACTTCCGCCGGGAAAATTTACGGGCCGGAATTCATAGAGTTGGGCCTCGACATGGGAAAGAAAATTTATCAAATAATCCAGGCATTTTGTAGAAAAAATGACTGCTCCGGACACATCACTGCATGA
- the radA gene encoding DNA repair protein RadA — translation MKTKTAYVCTACKAVSPRWQGQCPKCLAWNTLEPAIRQSGSAMDMPLNRPVDLRELPTLLEDRVSSQLSGLDGILGSGFVPGGVILLGGEPGIGKSTLLLQVGASMERSGKGVIYVSGEESLSQIRGRAERLGMLGDRLTALATNQVDDILACMEDAPALIVVDSVQTMISSRVEGLPGSVSQVRAVATALTERAKQTGVTVILVGHVTKDGQIAGPKLLEHMVDTVLYLEGDKEHLFRILRVVKNRFGPSNEILLFEMREKGMNVIEDPSTFFLQARDTALSGTALVMSMESQRPFVVEVQALVTRTFLAFPRRTALGFDANRLHLLIAVMEKRLQISLGQVDVYAKVGGGLRMKDPGLDLGIVAAILSSFYDRSLPEGAVFWGEVDLNGQIRPVTGHDVRLRQAANLGYAPMVHPKTGAGGKGWSRLGDVQRMLFGQTGKV, via the coding sequence ATGAAAACAAAGACCGCTTATGTGTGTACAGCCTGCAAGGCTGTCAGTCCCCGCTGGCAGGGGCAGTGTCCCAAATGCCTGGCCTGGAATACCTTGGAGCCGGCAATACGGCAGTCCGGTTCGGCCATGGACATGCCCCTGAACCGTCCCGTCGATCTGCGCGAGCTGCCGACGCTTCTTGAAGACCGGGTCAGCTCTCAGCTGTCCGGGCTTGACGGAATCCTCGGCAGCGGGTTCGTGCCCGGAGGCGTCATCCTGCTCGGCGGGGAGCCGGGCATCGGCAAGTCCACGCTGCTCTTGCAGGTGGGCGCGTCCATGGAGCGCTCCGGCAAGGGCGTCATCTATGTTTCCGGTGAAGAATCCCTGTCCCAGATTCGCGGCCGGGCCGAACGCCTGGGCATGCTCGGAGACAGGCTGACCGCTCTTGCCACCAACCAGGTCGACGACATTCTGGCCTGCATGGAGGACGCCCCCGCGCTCATTGTCGTGGACTCGGTGCAGACCATGATTTCATCCAGGGTCGAGGGCCTGCCGGGTTCCGTCAGCCAGGTCCGGGCAGTGGCTACGGCCCTGACCGAGCGGGCCAAGCAGACCGGGGTCACGGTCATCCTGGTCGGGCATGTGACCAAGGACGGCCAGATCGCCGGCCCCAAGCTGCTGGAGCACATGGTCGACACGGTGCTGTACCTCGAAGGCGACAAGGAGCACCTTTTCCGCATCCTGCGCGTGGTCAAGAACCGTTTCGGTCCGTCCAACGAGATCCTGCTTTTCGAGATGCGGGAAAAGGGTATGAACGTCATCGAAGACCCGTCGACCTTCTTTCTGCAGGCCCGCGACACGGCGCTCTCGGGCACGGCCCTGGTCATGTCCATGGAGTCCCAGCGGCCCTTTGTGGTCGAGGTGCAGGCGCTGGTCACGCGCACCTTCCTGGCCTTTCCCCGGCGAACGGCCCTGGGTTTTGACGCCAACCGACTGCATCTTCTGATCGCGGTAATGGAGAAGCGTCTGCAAATCAGCCTGGGGCAGGTCGATGTCTACGCCAAGGTCGGAGGCGGACTGCGCATGAAGGACCCCGGTCTTGACCTGGGCATTGTCGCGGCCATCCTGTCATCCTTTTATGACCGGTCTCTGCCCGAGGGCGCGGTGTTCTGGGGCGAAGTGGACTTGAACGGCCAGATCAGGCCGGTCACGGGGCATGATGTGAGGCTGCGCCAGGCCGCGAACCTCGGCTATGCGCCCATGGTCCATCCCAAGACCGGAGCCGGGGGGAAGGGATGGTCGCGGCTCGGGGATGTGCAGAGGATGCTGTTCGGGCAGACAGGGAAGGTGTGA